From a single Bacteroidia bacterium genomic region:
- a CDS encoding histidine kinase encodes MSFKNLNKWSPWGFSILVIGISIFWGVRLHKSLTLQYAGEWDQLGGFLRWLMGFVVILLGLVLVSWLNFKGPNQWWGIHPQTKWIYRSWALLLFFFLYLFLQWATGLQVDLVEENTMVAILAFAFVMGFTFVAGLIRSKNQQTKLLQQQTAAELQALRSQLNPHFLFNALNTIYSHAVPLEDESLAERIEELSGILRFTLQQAQKEFVSIEEELTFLNRYIGLQQARMAEPERVHIDIQWDQREARIPPLLLLPFVENLFKYGISPQKETQVSLALYIEEGELTFTTVNPIYSTKQKGTGNGIEHVKRRLALLYPDRHQLSIEQKSGQFNVHMRLELDRISVHSI; translated from the coding sequence ATGTCATTCAAAAACTTGAATAAATGGTCTCCATGGGGATTTTCGATCCTTGTTATTGGCATATCGATCTTCTGGGGGGTAAGGCTTCACAAAAGCCTCACCCTCCAATATGCCGGGGAATGGGATCAACTGGGAGGCTTCCTACGCTGGCTGATGGGTTTTGTCGTCATTCTCCTGGGATTGGTTCTGGTGAGCTGGCTAAATTTCAAGGGCCCTAATCAATGGTGGGGCATCCATCCACAAACAAAGTGGATCTACCGAAGCTGGGCCTTGTTGTTGTTCTTTTTTCTCTATCTCTTTCTGCAATGGGCTACAGGTTTACAAGTGGATCTGGTGGAAGAAAATACCATGGTGGCCATACTGGCCTTTGCCTTTGTCATGGGCTTTACCTTTGTGGCGGGATTGATCAGGAGTAAAAATCAGCAGACGAAACTCTTGCAACAACAAACAGCCGCAGAACTACAAGCCCTTCGTTCCCAACTCAATCCGCATTTTCTCTTCAATGCCCTAAATACCATCTATAGCCATGCCGTTCCCCTGGAGGATGAAAGCCTCGCTGAGCGTATAGAGGAACTTTCTGGTATTTTGCGATTTACCCTGCAGCAAGCACAAAAAGAGTTTGTAAGCATTGAGGAAGAACTGACCTTTTTGAACAGGTACATTGGGCTGCAACAAGCCCGAATGGCTGAACCTGAACGTGTACATATTGATATCCAATGGGACCAACGTGAAGCACGAATTCCTCCCCTTCTCTTGCTGCCATTTGTAGAAAACCTTTTCAAATATGGCATTTCTCCTCAAAAAGAAACACAGGTGAGCCTTGCCTTGTACATAGAAGAAGGTGAGTTAACTTTTACTACCGTCAATCCCATTTATTCAACGAAGCAAAAAGGGACCGGCAATGGCATTGAGCATGTAAAAAGACGCCTTGCCTTGCTCTATCCTGACCGCCACCAATTGTCCATAGAACAAAAGTCCGGACAATTCAACGTGCATATGCGGCTGGAACTAGACCGTATTTCTGTCCATTCAATATAA
- a CDS encoding LytTR family DNA-binding domain-containing protein, with amino-acid sequence MILQAIAIDDEPSALKVLQTHAEKIPFLNLKASFLHPTEGLAYLQNHPVDLVFLDVQMPDLMGTELADLLRDVNVQLIFVTAFPEYAVQGFQLRALDYLLKPVSLPRFLEACNRALQGQQIRMNQPPNFFIKDGYDWVKVDLDKVLYIRSDTNLLFFHQTEKVVSTRMTISKALDMLPKGTFVQVHKSYIVAVHAIRKIERHQLTVGKEQIPLASRYKEDLQRLILG; translated from the coding sequence ATGATCTTGCAAGCAATAGCCATAGACGATGAGCCTTCTGCCCTCAAGGTTCTTCAAACTCATGCCGAAAAAATTCCTTTTCTTAACCTAAAGGCAAGCTTTCTTCATCCAACTGAGGGGCTGGCCTACCTCCAAAACCATCCCGTTGATTTGGTATTCTTAGATGTCCAAATGCCAGATTTGATGGGTACGGAACTGGCAGACTTGCTCAGGGATGTGAATGTGCAATTGATCTTTGTCACAGCTTTTCCGGAATATGCTGTACAAGGATTTCAACTTCGGGCCTTAGATTATTTGCTCAAACCAGTCTCCTTGCCACGATTCCTCGAGGCCTGCAACCGAGCCTTGCAAGGTCAGCAAATACGAATGAATCAACCGCCCAACTTTTTCATCAAGGATGGCTATGATTGGGTAAAGGTAGATTTAGACAAGGTTTTGTATATCCGTTCTGACACCAACCTATTGTTTTTCCATCAGACAGAAAAAGTAGTTAGTACACGGATGACGATCTCAAAAGCACTCGATATGTTGCCCAAAGGAACTTTTGTCCAGGTACATAAGTCATACATTGTAGCCGTTCATGCGATCAGAAAGATTGAAAGGCATCAATTGACCGTGGGCAAGGAACAGATTCCCCTCGCAAGTAGATACAAAGAAGATTTACAACGATTAATACTGGGATAA
- a CDS encoding putative DNA binding domain-containing protein has translation MTEEQLQKLIIDLESDRIQRTISFREDKLGPAVCAMSNDFANHRQPGYILLGVNDDGTLGGLSIGDEELQKIGNIKANGNVLPQPSMTVSQVFHLDGGDVVVVEVHPSSFPPVRYDGRCWIRVGPRKAKASIEDEKILSERRSSLSKSFDTSPCFSATLEDLNTDLFKTFFLPKAIDRETLEQNNRPIKHQLASLRFYDLRYDCPTNAGVLMFGQNPTHFIPGAYIQYVKVPGKEITPGIEFEKEFKKCLCLDLLNLDEFIQSVIIRKSLIQKTNSMQEEIIYNYPLWAIRELVFNAVIHRNYESNAPILVYEFSDRVEIKNPGFLFGQVNTSNFPNVSDYRNFEIAEALKILGYVNKFNFGIQTAKKYLADNNNPEAVFDLSLGTAFKVTVSISKSWRQ, from the coding sequence ATGACAGAGGAACAATTACAAAAACTGATAATTGATCTTGAGTCTGACAGAATACAAAGAACTATCTCTTTCAGAGAAGACAAGCTTGGACCGGCAGTTTGTGCGATGTCAAATGACTTTGCCAATCATCGTCAGCCAGGCTATATTCTTTTAGGTGTAAATGATGATGGGACACTAGGTGGTTTAAGTATTGGTGATGAAGAACTCCAAAAAATTGGTAATATAAAGGCAAATGGTAATGTATTGCCACAGCCCTCAATGACAGTCAGTCAGGTTTTTCATCTTGATGGGGGAGACGTCGTGGTGGTGGAGGTGCATCCTTCATCATTTCCACCAGTGCGCTATGATGGAAGGTGTTGGATACGTGTTGGTCCAAGAAAAGCAAAGGCAAGCATAGAAGATGAAAAAATCCTTTCTGAGCGCAGGAGTAGTTTATCTAAGTCATTTGATACAAGCCCGTGTTTCAGCGCCACATTGGAAGATCTAAATACCGACCTGTTTAAAACATTTTTTTTACCCAAAGCCATTGACAGAGAAACTTTAGAGCAAAACAACCGACCCATTAAACATCAGCTTGCATCCTTGAGATTTTATGATTTGAGGTATGACTGCCCGACCAATGCCGGTGTGTTAATGTTTGGTCAGAATCCCACACACTTTATTCCTGGCGCCTATATTCAATATGTTAAAGTTCCTGGTAAGGAAATTACGCCTGGAATTGAATTTGAAAAAGAATTTAAAAAGTGCCTTTGTCTTGATTTGCTCAATCTCGATGAATTTATTCAATCCGTGATTATTCGAAAAAGCCTGATACAAAAGACAAATTCCATGCAGGAAGAAATCATTTACAATTATCCTCTTTGGGCAATTCGTGAATTGGTTTTTAATGCCGTTATTCATCGGAATTATGAATCCAACGCACCTATACTTGTTTATGAATTTTCTGACAGGGTAGAAATAAAAAACCCCGGCTTTCTGTTTGGTCAGGTTAATACTTCCAATTTCCCCAATGTGAGTGATTACCGAAACTTTGAAATTGCCGAAGCCCTAAAGATTTTAGGTTATGTTAATAAATTTAACTTCGGGATTCAGACAGCAAAAAAATATTTAGCAGATAACAACAATCCGGAAGCAGTTTTTGATCTTTCTCTGGGTACCGCCTTCAAGGTAACCGTATCAATAAGTAAAAGCTGGAGGCAATGA
- a CDS encoding phospho-sugar mutase: MVAVEEKKRAQSWLDSNIDESAKAEIRRMMANENPEELIDSFYQNLEFGTGGLRGIMGTGSNRVNKYTIGMATQGLANYLKKSFPNEKISVAIAYDSRNNSQYFGEMTAAVFSANGIHVYLFEELRPTPELSFTIRTLGCKSGVVLTASHNPKEYNGYKAYWDDGGQVVAPHDKNIIAEVNKIAGPDEVNFQANDSLITRISEDLDKKYLDAVAGNVVTPEAIANQKDLKIVYSSIHGTGITMVPRILEKLGFTDVHVVKEQATPDGNFSTVVYPNPEETEAMSIALKQAKELDADLVMATDPDADRVGIGVKNPHGEWQLLNGNQTGSLIIYYLLKQWKAKGKLDGNQYVCKTIVTTDLIDRMADRFGVDCINTLTGFKWIAEVLRENEGKRQFIGGGEESYGYLIGDFVRDKDAISSCAMIAELVAYAKDNGLTLFDLLTEIYLTFGMYLERLFSIKKGGKKGQEEIAELMAHMRTNPPKEIEGSPVVTMLDYQRQIRTDLTSGEELPIDMPKSNVLQFLTADGTKVSARPSGTEPKIKFYMSVNTPMARKDDFDATLAKLNQKIDGIQVLIDGYTR; this comes from the coding sequence ATGGTAGCAGTTGAAGAAAAAAAACGCGCACAATCCTGGCTCGACAGCAATATTGACGAATCTGCAAAGGCGGAAATCCGCCGCATGATGGCCAACGAAAACCCTGAAGAATTGATAGACTCCTTCTATCAAAATCTTGAATTTGGTACCGGTGGCCTCCGCGGTATCATGGGTACCGGCTCCAACCGCGTCAATAAATACACCATCGGCATGGCGACTCAGGGCCTCGCCAATTACCTCAAAAAATCATTCCCCAACGAAAAAATAAGCGTTGCCATCGCTTATGACAGCCGCAACAATAGCCAATATTTCGGTGAGATGACTGCCGCTGTGTTTTCCGCTAATGGCATACATGTGTATCTGTTTGAAGAACTACGTCCTACCCCCGAACTCTCGTTTACCATACGCACCCTCGGCTGCAAAAGCGGAGTTGTACTTACCGCCTCTCACAATCCTAAAGAATACAATGGCTACAAAGCTTACTGGGACGATGGCGGACAGGTAGTAGCGCCTCATGACAAAAACATCATCGCCGAAGTCAATAAAATTGCTGGTCCCGATGAAGTGAATTTTCAGGCAAATGACAGCCTCATCACCCGTATCAGCGAAGACCTCGACAAAAAATATCTGGATGCCGTTGCCGGTAATGTTGTAACTCCGGAAGCAATCGCCAATCAGAAAGATCTTAAAATTGTCTATTCCTCCATCCACGGAACCGGCATCACGATGGTTCCACGCATCCTCGAAAAACTGGGCTTTACAGATGTGCATGTGGTAAAAGAACAGGCTACGCCTGACGGTAATTTTTCCACTGTCGTTTACCCCAACCCGGAAGAAACCGAGGCGATGAGCATCGCGCTCAAACAAGCCAAAGAACTTGACGCCGACCTCGTCATGGCTACCGACCCCGACGCCGACCGCGTAGGCATTGGCGTAAAAAACCCCCATGGCGAATGGCAACTGCTCAATGGCAACCAGACCGGTTCGCTCATCATCTACTATCTCCTCAAACAGTGGAAAGCCAAAGGAAAACTCGATGGCAATCAGTACGTGTGTAAAACCATTGTAACCACCGACCTGATTGACCGAATGGCTGACCGTTTTGGTGTGGATTGTATCAATACGCTGACAGGTTTCAAATGGATTGCAGAAGTATTGAGGGAAAATGAGGGCAAACGCCAGTTTATCGGTGGTGGTGAAGAGAGTTACGGTTACCTTATCGGAGACTTTGTCCGCGACAAGGACGCCATTTCCTCCTGCGCGATGATCGCAGAGCTTGTGGCCTATGCCAAAGACAATGGGCTGACGTTGTTTGACCTGTTGACAGAGATTTACCTCACCTTTGGCATGTATCTGGAAAGATTATTTTCCATCAAAAAAGGCGGCAAAAAAGGCCAGGAAGAAATCGCCGAACTCATGGCCCATATGCGTACCAATCCGCCAAAAGAAATCGAAGGTTCACCCGTGGTGACCATGCTCGACTACCAGCGGCAGATACGCACCGACCTCACCTCCGGTGAGGAACTGCCTATCGACATGCCCAAATCCAATGTGCTGCAGTTCCTGACAGCCGACGGCACCAAAGTCTCTGCCCGCCCGTCTGGTACGGAGCCCAAGATCAAGTTTTACATGAGCGTAAATACACCCATGGCGCGCAAGGACGATTTTGACGCTACCCTGGCCAAACTCAATCAGAAGATTGATGGCATTCAGGTGCTGATCGATGGATATACGCGGTAG
- a CDS encoding ATP-binding protein, which translates to MKHYQWLILIYLLCGFFSVYAEIPEALPPGAAVLTDRLATEKSEEKRMETYGELAKLYFFVNTDKCHEYATKAYELSLKVKNKSKQCYFLKIMGSSRSMSGDYVSAILDYQQALIIGRSIQDTALIDIHTAMGIAYTQISDYDDALYHFNRGIVLSDSMQMPWKAAAALGCIGHLYAEKGNFQHAIPETRKGLRLAEKQQHFRLMAYGYKDMAYSFTNLGYQDSALFYIKKALDISSNQKNFPFISGESYVVLGQIYQKAGLYDSALIAAQEAKNLEKQIMAKKIAINAEELFARIYLETNQWDKARTHAQEMLAIATEAKYTMLQKTASELLATIYQRQGEFKNAAEYFHLAGELANEIYQKESADYKKLHDKLSEISKREIENQQLVERIKRDKVLLHKSNIFGVTMGLFAVVIIIAFFLIYLSRTFITGKPLLSVSFSEHEEDQRLQFTRRLSVVVCLLVIPILAHSILWGNMADIIAKVAFMVLMIVMHFLAIRRQLRAIFYAGLFLVYPITILPSALIGLTFALPLIPVTIFLVWNYLAQRPLEQILNAVVMAVNFILSYLVSGRLIVFKEENVETLDIMVSLMALLMILITLIYTNQLVYDSKEVIARNNRFLRQISDLNPHFVFAKDTSRRFIFTNNALADTFGKSNDDLLGKRDDEIHPIFSEDPQFMEDDLTVLEKGEDTFRSREKIYDFMGNEKWLETIKKPIFNEKNEIIGLLGVASDITDRIKAEDQLRKNEAMLNAIINSIPDPVLALRDNYTPIFYNNKLLTGFLNQFGKGLDAQPIWTDMFSPEIVDRYFQIFCQASKGEIVRVSDVFPGKDAVMYASLTFSPIMDSQGDNLGVVIIVQDETELKQKEIDLNRKNEQLKNYIESNMNLENFAYLASHDLRAPIRTIVSFAQLLEKRLAGVLSEEDREYLDFVVSASKNMQRLIHDLLTYSRVNTTKINIFPINLPQLLEELRNELFVTIEEKNAKLTFHSIPETISADRIKLRQLLSNLIINALKFSRPEVPPEIEISCKVEQDQWRFHVKDNGIGIPKEYQEHIFLLFRRLHKEADYEGTGIGLALCKKIIEQHKGEIGVISEKGKGSEFYFTIPVEKIELRLPHS; encoded by the coding sequence ATGAAGCATTATCAGTGGCTTATCCTAATTTATCTGCTATGTGGATTTTTTTCAGTATATGCAGAAATTCCGGAAGCGCTCCCTCCCGGAGCGGCGGTGCTGACTGACCGGCTGGCAACTGAAAAATCCGAAGAAAAGAGAATGGAGACCTATGGCGAACTGGCTAAACTATACTTTTTTGTCAACACGGATAAATGCCATGAATACGCCACAAAAGCCTATGAACTTTCGCTGAAAGTTAAAAATAAGAGCAAGCAGTGCTACTTTTTGAAAATCATGGGGTCAAGCCGGTCGATGTCAGGAGATTATGTAAGCGCCATATTGGATTATCAGCAGGCATTGATTATCGGAAGGTCGATACAGGACACGGCACTGATTGATATTCATACGGCAATGGGCATTGCCTATACTCAGATCAGCGATTATGATGATGCGTTATATCATTTCAATCGGGGAATTGTATTGAGCGACAGTATGCAAATGCCATGGAAAGCTGCTGCAGCCTTGGGTTGCATAGGGCACTTATATGCCGAAAAAGGTAATTTCCAGCATGCAATTCCGGAAACTCGAAAAGGATTGCGGTTAGCTGAAAAACAACAGCACTTCAGGTTGATGGCTTACGGATATAAGGATATGGCCTACAGCTTTACCAACCTTGGATATCAGGATTCGGCACTATTTTATATAAAAAAAGCACTGGATATTTCTTCAAATCAGAAAAATTTTCCATTTATTTCCGGCGAATCTTACGTGGTATTAGGTCAGATATATCAGAAAGCCGGCTTATATGACTCGGCATTAATCGCTGCGCAGGAAGCAAAAAACCTTGAAAAACAGATAATGGCTAAAAAAATAGCTATTAACGCAGAGGAGCTTTTTGCACGAATTTATCTCGAAACCAACCAATGGGATAAGGCGCGCACACATGCCCAGGAGATGTTGGCAATCGCTACGGAAGCAAAATATACCATGCTTCAGAAAACAGCCAGTGAGTTGCTTGCCACCATTTATCAAAGACAGGGTGAATTCAAAAATGCTGCTGAATATTTCCATTTGGCCGGAGAGTTAGCTAATGAAATCTACCAGAAAGAAAGTGCAGATTATAAAAAACTGCATGATAAACTATCCGAGATATCTAAAAGAGAAATAGAAAATCAACAGCTGGTTGAGAGGATTAAAAGGGATAAAGTGCTATTGCACAAGAGCAATATTTTTGGTGTAACTATGGGACTGTTTGCCGTGGTAATCATCATCGCATTTTTTTTGATTTACCTCAGCCGAACCTTTATCACCGGAAAACCTTTGTTGAGTGTCAGTTTCTCCGAACATGAAGAAGATCAGCGACTCCAGTTTACACGAAGGCTTTCGGTCGTTGTGTGTTTACTGGTAATTCCCATACTCGCACATTCTATTTTATGGGGAAATATGGCTGACATCATTGCCAAAGTAGCATTTATGGTGCTGATGATCGTCATGCATTTCCTGGCAATCAGACGGCAACTTCGGGCTATATTTTACGCGGGCTTATTTCTGGTTTATCCGATTACGATTCTTCCATCTGCATTAATTGGTTTGACCTTTGCGCTGCCGCTGATTCCTGTTACGATTTTTCTTGTGTGGAATTATCTCGCTCAACGACCTCTGGAGCAGATATTAAATGCCGTTGTTATGGCGGTAAATTTTATCCTCAGCTATTTGGTCAGCGGTCGCTTAATCGTATTTAAAGAGGAGAATGTGGAAACACTTGACATCATGGTCAGCCTGATGGCACTTCTTATGATTCTGATCACTCTGATTTATACCAACCAGCTTGTGTATGATTCGAAAGAGGTAATCGCGCGTAACAATCGCTTCCTTCGTCAGATTTCAGACCTTAATCCGCATTTCGTTTTTGCCAAAGATACTTCCCGCAGATTTATTTTTACCAATAATGCTTTGGCAGATACCTTTGGTAAGTCAAATGATGATTTGTTGGGAAAACGAGATGATGAGATTCACCCCATCTTCAGCGAAGACCCCCAGTTCATGGAAGACGATTTGACTGTATTGGAAAAAGGCGAAGATACATTCCGGTCAAGGGAAAAAATATATGATTTTATGGGTAATGAAAAATGGTTGGAGACCATCAAAAAGCCCATTTTTAATGAGAAAAATGAAATTATCGGCCTGTTAGGGGTCGCGTCAGATATTACCGATCGCATAAAAGCAGAAGATCAACTTCGAAAAAATGAAGCAATGCTGAATGCGATTATTAACAGTATTCCCGATCCGGTACTGGCGTTACGAGATAACTATACCCCGATTTTTTACAATAATAAGTTGTTGACAGGGTTTTTGAATCAATTTGGAAAAGGACTTGATGCTCAACCTATCTGGACAGACATGTTCTCCCCCGAAATAGTTGACCGGTATTTTCAAATTTTTTGTCAGGCATCAAAAGGGGAAATTGTTCGGGTTTCTGATGTTTTTCCGGGCAAAGACGCTGTAATGTATGCTTCGCTGACCTTCTCACCCATTATGGATAGTCAGGGCGATAATCTGGGTGTGGTCATTATCGTACAGGATGAGACAGAGCTCAAACAAAAGGAAATAGATCTCAACCGAAAAAATGAACAGCTCAAAAATTACATTGAGTCGAATATGAATCTGGAAAATTTTGCCTATCTGGCTTCTCATGACCTCCGGGCTCCTATTCGCACGATCGTGAGTTTTGCACAACTTCTGGAAAAACGACTCGCAGGTGTTCTTTCCGAAGAAGATCGCGAATACCTGGATTTTGTTGTATCCGCCTCCAAAAATATGCAACGACTCATTCACGATCTCCTCACCTACTCGCGGGTCAATACAACCAAAATCAATATTTTCCCGATAAACCTCCCTCAACTTCTCGAAGAGCTCAGAAATGAATTGTTTGTTACCATTGAAGAAAAAAACGCCAAACTTACCTTTCATTCCATTCCCGAAACCATTTCCGCCGACAGAATCAAACTTCGCCAGCTATTGTCTAATCTGATCATCAACGCACTGAAATTTTCCCGCCCAGAGGTGCCCCCTGAAATTGAAATCAGTTGTAAGGTAGAGCAGGATCAGTGGCGTTTCCATGTCAAAGACAATGGTATCGGTATCCCAAAGGAATATCAGGAGCATATTTTCCTCCTCTTCAGGCGGCTGCACAAAGAAGCTGACTACGAAGGCACCGGTATCGGACTCGCTTTATGTAAAAAAATCATCGAACAGCATAAGGGGGAAATCGGTGTAATTTCAGAAAAAGGGAAAGGAAGTGAATTCTATTTTACCATCCCTGTTGAAAAAATCGAATTGAGGTTGCCGCATTCCTAA
- a CDS encoding ThuA domain-containing protein — translation MKSVIFLILSVFFLAGCNPKSQPESSNDTPISNEWINFAGASGPGTGKNIVLISGDEEYRSEEALPLLGKILANQHGFNCTVLFAQDPEKPGTVNPNYLHNIPGLEALKTADLMVIFTRFRELPNDQMQMIDDYLKSGKPVIGIRTATHAFNVKDSTSKWLHYGNYYEGDMAEWQGGFGRLVLGEKWISHHGHHKHQSTHGVIAATDHPVMRGISNGDIWAATDVYGVRLPLPGDSEPLVLGQVTNRPGEIDENDPFYGLRPSDSEVATTNPANKDVGNPNDPMMPVAWTKSYQLPGGKTGRSFATTMGAATDMTSEGVRRMFVNAAYWLTGLEVPEKASANIEGTFNPSAYNFHKDEYWDEKNLQISDLR, via the coding sequence ATGAAATCTGTCATTTTTTTGATTTTATCTGTGTTTTTTCTGGCTGGATGTAACCCAAAATCTCAACCTGAATCTTCCAACGACACTCCCATTTCTAATGAATGGATAAATTTTGCCGGTGCATCTGGCCCCGGAACAGGAAAAAATATTGTACTCATCAGTGGAGATGAAGAATATCGCTCTGAAGAAGCACTTCCTTTGCTCGGCAAAATTCTTGCCAACCAGCATGGTTTCAACTGCACGGTCCTCTTCGCACAGGATCCCGAAAAACCGGGTACCGTCAATCCCAACTATCTGCACAATATCCCCGGCCTCGAAGCCCTCAAAACTGCCGACCTGATGGTCATTTTTACCCGGTTCAGAGAATTGCCCAACGACCAGATGCAGATGATCGATGACTACCTGAAAAGTGGCAAACCTGTCATTGGCATCCGCACCGCCACTCATGCTTTTAATGTCAAAGACTCGACCAGCAAATGGCTTCACTATGGCAATTACTACGAGGGTGATATGGCTGAGTGGCAGGGAGGTTTTGGCAGACTGGTTTTAGGGGAAAAATGGATTTCCCATCACGGCCACCACAAACACCAGAGCACACATGGTGTCATCGCGGCCACTGATCACCCTGTCATGCGCGGCATTTCCAATGGCGATATCTGGGCCGCTACCGACGTATATGGCGTCAGATTACCTCTGCCGGGTGATTCGGAGCCGCTAGTGCTTGGACAGGTAACCAACCGCCCGGGAGAAATAGATGAAAATGACCCTTTTTACGGTCTCCGCCCCTCCGACAGCGAGGTAGCTACAACCAACCCCGCAAATAAAGACGTCGGCAACCCCAACGATCCGATGATGCCTGTAGCCTGGACAAAATCCTACCAGCTTCCCGGAGGAAAAACCGGGAGGTCATTTGCAACCACCATGGGCGCTGCTACGGATATGACATCAGAAGGCGTACGCCGTATGTTTGTCAACGCCGCTTACTGGCTCACCGGACTGGAAGTGCCGGAAAAAGCTTCTGCCAATATCGAAGGTACTTTTAACCCTTCCGCATACAACTTTCACAAGGATGAGTACTGGGATGAAAAAAATCTCCAGATCAGCGATCTGCGGTAG